Within Bifidobacterium dentium JCM 1195 = DSM 20436, the genomic segment ACTAACCGATGTCGATATGGCTCTTACCGCAGCACCGGACATCGCCGGCAGACTGCGACTGGTGATGATGGGCGGCACACTCACCCAGGAAGGCAACTGTTGGGATCTGACCGCCGAAACGAACATCATCCAAGATCCCGAAGCAGCGGACCGTGTGTTCCATTCCGGCGCGGATATCACCATGATCGGTTTGGATGTAACGCACCAGTGTCTGCTGGGCGGCATGGCCACTCGACGTTGGAGGGAGACTGCAGACCTGCGGGCGCACGCCAGGCTGGATCCATCGGCATCCTTGGAAGGCGTTGCATGCTCACATCGCTTATCCGACCCAGGCACGCTGCGATTCCTTGCCGATATCGCTGACTTTTCCATCGCCGCCAATCTCAGGGCCGACGCACGCCTCTTTTCCGCAGGCATGCCACTGCATGATCCGCTCGCCGCAGCCGTCGCCGTCGATTCGACGTTGGTCCGCTGCCTTGACCTGCCGATGAAGGTCGAAACGAAAACGGGTGACTTCCACGGTACGCGCGGCCGTACCGTCGGCGATCCGGAGGGTCTGATCAATCCGCAGGCGCCCCGCATCCATGTCGCATTGCATGTCGATGCCGAACGCTTCGTAGATGAATTCGCGAACCGTATCGACGGCATCCGGCGTTAGTCGGGCTGTACCGGCACGGCACTTGGTGGTTCGTTCGGACGAAATTTGGAAGATGGTGGTTTGTTCGGACGAAATCAGCCCGGATTTCGTCCGAACAAACCACCAATTCCGTAGAAACGTCTGAACACACCACCATCAGCCATAATTAGCCGCACGATTCCCGCCTTGGCACACGCGCACTCTCCAATCGCCGCGTCAGGGTTCGAGCATCGTCCAAATCCGTGTAATACATACGAATCATGTCCACGCCTTGCTTGCCCAAACACCGCTGCCGATCGCGCTCTTCATCGACAACCTGCCTAATCGTGCGTCCCGAGGTCATCGACGGATCCACATATTTTCGTACTCCATCAAATTCCCCGGCGATCAGCGTGCCGTCCTCGCGTTTCCACAGGAAATCCACCCTATGCATATGACCGTGACGATTCGAGCAGGGAAACTCAGCCTGAATCCAATGCACAGGAAATCCTAACTCATCCAATACCGCACGGCATTCCGATTCTCCGCCGTTCTCGCTGCCACCATTGCCCTTGGCGATTACGGAGCGAATGCGTTCCCTGCCGCGCAGCATCGGAAGAGCATCCGCATACGCCAGCAACGACTCGATTGTGATTCTTCCCTGACGCAACGCGGAATCAATCGGTGCCAACGCGTAGCGAAACGGCATCATCGCGGCGCAATCGACAAGCGTGCGCTGGATTGACGTCACATGCACGCCGTCAATGACTACGGCATCGGGATC encodes:
- a CDS encoding nucleoside hydrolase, with product MTIQSEEPMNDRKLILDVDTGIDDALALAYLATFDDVNLLGVVGTYGNVAMGKAVRNTQYVLERLGLRHIPVMRGSSHPSWAASFIPDAGCAQFHGTDGLGGFGPDASALAGMSDSGETDIPATSAPTCVSDSAESDMCRLISVGGYDVHDPHANPAADSFSLTFSSPGAANVPCSPVLSEGVRFIIDTVRRYGRNVTVVATGPLTDVDMALTAAPDIAGRLRLVMMGGTLTQEGNCWDLTAETNIIQDPEAADRVFHSGADITMIGLDVTHQCLLGGMATRRWRETADLRAHARLDPSASLEGVACSHRLSDPGTLRFLADIADFSIAANLRADARLFSAGMPLHDPLAAAVAVDSTLVRCLDLPMKVETKTGDFHGTRGRTVGDPEGLINPQAPRIHVALHVDAERFVDEFANRIDGIRR
- a CDS encoding type IV toxin-antitoxin system AbiEi family antitoxin domain-containing protein, encoding MNLLIAKAQQERRCMRPFWDTDVKVVSRRVKQGSIVRVYRGLYAVKEYWERLDQHERLRHVIRSLGQWHEQWLFCGASAAVMHGLECSYRQLYPIHVAVDRCRRSKSQANVRYHVLNDPDAVVIDGVHVTSIQRTLVDCAAMMPFRYALAPIDSALRQGRITIESLLAYADALPMLRGRERIRSVIAKGNGGSENGGESECRAVLDELGFPVHWIQAEFPCSNRHGHMHRVDFLWKREDGTLIAGEFDGVRKYVDPSMTSGRTIRQVVDEERDRQRCLGKQGVDMIRMYYTDLDDARTLTRRLESARVPRRESCG